A part of Arachis hypogaea cultivar Tifrunner chromosome 12, arahy.Tifrunner.gnm2.J5K5, whole genome shotgun sequence genomic DNA contains:
- the LOC112727548 gene encoding probable glycerol-3-phosphate dehydrogenase [NAD(+)] 1, cytosolic, producing the protein MVGSITGTVTNAHSNSNGNGNGSVQNLNCLEEKLEELRSLLGKSNSDPLKIVSVGAGAWGSVFAALLQDSYGQFREKVQIRIWRRPGRAVDRATAEHLFEVINSREDVLRRLIRRCAYLKYVEARLGDRTLLADEILKDGFCLNMIETPLCPLKVVTNLQEAVWDADIVVNGLPSTETREIFEEISKYWKERITMPVIISLSKGIEAALDPLPHIITPTKMISQATGLPMENILYLGGPNIASEIYNKEYANARICGAEKWRKPLAKFLRQPHFIVWDNSDLITHEVMGGLKNVYAIGAGMVAALTNESATSKSVYFAHCTSEMIFITHLLAEEPEKLAGPLLADTYVTLLKGRNAWYGQMLAKGALSPDMGDSISGKGMIQGVSAVKAFFELLSQSSLNVLHPEENKPVAPVELCPILKTLYKILISREQSSQAILQALRDENLNDPRERIEIAQSHVFYRPSLLGKP; encoded by the exons ATGGTAGGAAGCATTACCGGAACAGTTACCAATGCTCACTCGAACAGTAACGGTAACGGTAACGGATCTGTTCAGAACTTGAATTGCTTAGAGGAGAAGCTTGAGGAGCTACGCAGCCTTCTTGGAAAATCCAACAGTGACCCGCTGAAAATCGTTAGCGTCGGAGCTGGCGCCTGGGGAAGTGTCTTCGCGGCATTGCTTCAAGATTCGTACGGACAATTCCGGGAGAAGGTTCAGATCAGGATATGGAGAAGGCCGGGCAGGGCGGTGGACAGGGCCACGGCGGAGCATCTTTTTGAAGTAATAAACTCGAGAGAGGACGTTTTGCGGCGGTTGATCCGGCGCTGCGCGTACCTTAAGTACGTGGAGGCGAGGCTTGGTGACAGGACTTTGCTTGCAGATGAGATTCTAAAAGATGGATTCTGTTTGAACATGATTGAAACTCCTCTTTGCCCCTTGAAAGTTGTAACTAACTTGCAGGAAGCTGTTTGGGACGCTGATATTGTTGTCAATGGCTTGCCTTCTACCGAGACACGCGAGATTTTCGAAGAGATTAGTAagtattggaaggagaggatcaCAATGCCTGTCATAATCTCTCTTTCAAAGGGTATAGAGGCTGCACTCGATCCTCTTCCGCATATTATAACTCCAACCAAAATGATTAGCCAAGCAA CTGGATTGCCTATGGAGAACATACTTTATCTTGGGGGTCCAAATATAGCATCTGAAATCTACAACAAGGAGTATGCTAATGCTCGCATATGTGGTGCTGAGAAATGGAGGAAACCTCTGGCAAAGTTCCTAAGACAACCTCATTTTATAGTCTGGGACAACAGTGACCTTATCACTCATGAAGTCATGGGTGGCTTGAAAAATGTATATGCAATTGGGGCAG GAATGGTAGCTGCCCTTACAAATGAGAGTGCGACAAGTAAATCCGTATACTTCGCACATTGCACATCGGAGATGATATTTATCACTCATTTGTTGGCTGAAGAACCTGAGAAACTCGCAGGGCCATTATTAGCTGACACTTATGTGACTTTGTTAAAAGGGCGTAATGCATGGTATGGCCAGATGCTTGCTAAGGGCGCATTAAGCCCAGACATGGGTGACAGCATTAGTGGCAAAGGAATGATTCAG GGTGTTTCTGCAGTGAAGGCATTCTTTGAACTTCTGAgccaatcaagcttgaatgtgttgCACCCTGAAGAAAACAAACCTGTTGCCCCTGTTGAGCTCTGCCCAATCCTCAAGACATTATATAAGATATTGATATCAAG GGAACAATCATCACAAGCTATTCTCCAGGCCCTGAGGGATGAGAATCTTAATGATCCCCGTGAACGCATTGAGATTGCACAAAGCCATGTCTTTTATAGGCCTTCACTTCTTGGAAAACCATGA